The genomic stretch ATTCATAGGGTGCGAGAACATCCGTTAGCGCATACTCTTTTATAAAATCTCCGCCCCACACCCCGACGCGACGCGGGTTCAGCATGCTGAGCCACTCCTGAATCACGGTTGGAACCGCGCTCCAATCGCTCACCAGGCGCACTTCGCCGCCGAGTGTCATAAGCTCCCGCTTGAATTGTGCAGTGAGTTCGTGAGGAGACTCAAGGACGTGCGCACTGCCGTTTGTGTTCATGAAAGCATTGCGCACAGGCACGGTCTGTGTAGCATAATCGCGGCCCAGACGATTTGCGATTTTTGTCAGAAAATCCCTCTCATTCACACATTGTCACCTCGCGGTTTTGAAGATAGCGTCGGTTCGATTGCTTTCCAGCGTTCGCGAAAGGACGTTTTTGCGAGTTCCGGCATGGCACGACTCTTTGTCCACGCCGAGAGCGGGCCGTCGGTCATTTCCGTCTGACTGTTTTTGAAAAACGCCATCTGCACGACGCGCCCCGCTTTCATAGAGAGGCGGTAGCGGCGATGATCGGAAAAGATCCAGGCAAATCCTTTCATCAGTGAGCGCTCCTGCCCCGTCGTCTTGCCTGCGCGAACCTTGCGCTGCCGCAACTTTACAAGCATTTCGTGAAGCGGGATCTTGACGGGACAAGCCTCGTAACACGCACCGCACAGACTTGACGCATAGGGCAGATCATCATGCGCGCCGTCTTCTTCAAGCAGTGGCGTGAGTACTGCGCCGATCGGGCCGGGGTAGACAGAGCCGTATGCGTGTCCGCCGACTTGTCGATAGACGGGGCAAACGTTGAGACACGCGCCGCAGCGAATGCAGTTGAGGATCTCTTGAAAATTTTCTTCACCAAGTTGCTTTGAGCGACCATTGTCGAGAATGATCACATGCATTTCCTTTGCCCCGTCGACTTCTTCATTTCGACGCGGCCCCGTGACCATCGACATGTAGGTTGTAATTTTTTGCCCCGTCGCGCTTCGCGGCAAGAGGTTTGCGATCACCTCAAGGTCTGCAAAAGATGGCAGGACGCGTTCCATCCCCATCAGGACAATGTGCGTTTTCGGCAGATTCACCACCATGTCAGCGTTTCCCTCATTCGTAAAGAGCACTACGGTACCTGACTCGGCGATGCCAAAATTGCAACCGGTCATGCCAATATCCGCCTGAAGAAAGCGTTCGCGCATGCGGCGTCGCGCAAAACCTGCCAGCACCTTGGTGTCTGTTGAGAGATCGACACCGCCGTCAGCCGTAAACAGGTCCCTGATCTGCTCGCGGTTTTTGTGGATCGACGGTATGATGATGTGGGATGGTGTCTCCTTCGCGAGTTGAATGATGTATTCGCCAAGGTCCGACTCCACAACATCGATGCCGGCCGCCTCAAGATGGTGATTGATCTCTATCTCTTCAGAGACCATCGACTTTGACTTGATCACAGAGCGAGCCTGCTTCTGGCGCACGATCTCAAGAACCTGTGCGACAGCCTCGTGCGCATCCTCTGCAAAGTGGACATGACCGCCCGCTCTGCGGACATTTTTTGCAAACTGGCTGAGGTACGTATCCAAATGGGCAATGGTGTGACTGCGAATGGCACGCCCCTCTTCGCGCAACGCTTCCCAATTTGGCAGGGGTTCTGTACTCGCCTTTTTCTTGTCTCGCAATCGATCGACCGTAAAGCGCACGGCCGAGCGCAAAAATTCATCCTGCAGCGCATCGTGCGAGCGCGCCGCGAGATCGCGCTGTGTGCCGTGTGCTTTTTGCTCAGCCATCAAATCGCCCCTTCCGCCAGTTGTATGCCATCGTAGAGCAACTCGGCGAGATGCTTTACTTGCACGGAACTGCCTTCATGCTGCAGTCGGCCGTCGATGTTCATCAGGCATCCCATGTCGGTTCCAACGAGGTACTGTGCGCTGGTTTCGCGGATATGCGCTGTTTTCTCGCTGACCATTGCCGCCGAGATATCGGCCATTTTCACGGCGAAAGTCCCGCCGAACCCGCAACAATCGGATGCGTAGGGAAGTTTGACTAGCTCAATCTCTTTAACCCGGGAGAGGAGCGTTTCCGGTTCGTCTTTGATGCCGAGCAGACGCGCGCCGTGACACGACGGATGATATGTGACGCGGTGAGGAAAGCGCGCACCGACATCTTGCACGCCAAGGACATTCACAAGAAACTGTGAAAACTCATAGGTTCTTTGTTTGAGTTTTTCTGCGCGCGCGGCAAGCCGTGCGTCGCTTTTAAAAAGCAGGGGATAATCATGGTGGATCATTCCTGCGCAGGAACCGGATCCGGTGATGATGTACTCGGATTCTTCAAATGCGTCAAGCAGCGTGGCGGCTACCGTTCGCGCCTCGTCGGCATAGCCACTGTTGTAGGCGGGTTGTCCACAACATGTTTGCGTTTTGGGCACGTCGATGCGCACGTCGTAGCGATCAAGGATGCGCACGATTGATTCTGCGACATGGGGATAGAGATTGTCGATCAGACACGTGATAAAAAGGGATGCTCGCAGTGTGACGACCTCCACGTGAGAATGACATTTCATGCAGCTGGGAACATGTGTTTAAAGATGAAAGCGTATACGATCGAAATTTGGTAACGCTGTTCTATAATCGTAACATATTTGCGGGGAGAATCTTCAGTGATTCTTTTATAAAAATACAAAGGGAGACTCTTCGCAGTTCGAGTCTCCCTTTGCCTGTCTGTGCGATTGCAAGAATTGAAAGTCAGGCGACGTAAGGTGAATTACGAGTTACTCGCCGATTGTACCTCTTCGTGAATCTCCGATGCGATTTGCTTTGTCGCGGCAATCTGTTCTGTCACAGATTTGATTGAGATATGCAGCGCGTCGAGTTGCTCGCGCACCACATCCATCCCGCTGAGTGTCTCGCGGACATTTTGCTCCAGGGAGTTGGCCGTTTCGCTTGCGGACGCGGCATAACCGCGGCTCGCTGTGGCAAGTTTGCGGATTTCGTCTGCGACGACGCCAAATCCGCGCCCCGCCTCACCGGCGCGCGCCGCCTCAATCGCCGCGTTGAGGCCGAGCAAGTTTGATTGCGCCGCGATATCCTGAATGGATTCGGCGGCTTGCTTTACTTCAGGTATCGTGTTCATCATATCGTGATACATTTTTTTGACGAAACGATCGTTGTCTGCTATGCGATTCATACGTTCTTCAATATCATGGATCTGCTGTTTTGCGGTTTCAGTGACCGTCATCCACTGATCAATCTGTTTTGCCACGTCCATTTCAAGCAGGCGCGCATTTTCTGTGACAATACCATTTTCAAGGATTTTAAGCGCGCGGAGATAACTGACAATATCCTCACCCCACACGTCGAGATGGGTGATGCCAAACTCCATGATCGCCTGAATCATCACCATCACATACGCGTTTTTGACTTTGAATCGTTGGTGTGTCAAGGCGATGCGCGACGCGCGCTGTTTTAAATCGCTCTGTGTGGCGGAACTGAGCGCAGTGAACACGTCGATGACCACCTGATAGAGTCGCTGCTGGGTCGATTGCTCTAGGACGCTCTTCATTCCGGGGTGCTTTTCGACAATCTGCAAAAAAGCGTTCGCGACTTCTGGCGCGCGAAGTTCAAACCACTCTTTCTTGTTTTTTAGTGCGGCTTCATCTTGGGCAGTCAGTATGGCCAATTCGCTCATCGGGCACCTCATTCTCTCACAATCTATGGCCATTATATCCTAATCTTGGGTGTGAATCGATAGATGGGGCGCTGTCTGTCGGACCATGGAAAGACGGTCAAAAGAAACAGTGATTAACACGAAATCACGCGCGCCGACCTGCCGACGTGCACAGGGTCCTCTCGCGCCATGTGCACGCCTAACTCTCTTTTTCAGCGAAGCGTGTCCACACCAAACGCAGGATGAGAATAATGACAAACACCCATAGGTCTTGGGTCAGCGAAGGATTGCCCGGTGAGAGAAGCAGTTTTCTCGCAAAGATTGTGAGCAATAGATCGAGCAGGCGAATCGGAGAGAGACTGCGAAGCAAATCGAGCACCTCATAGAGCAGTAAGAGGGAAAAGAGGTCGTCGACAATCGAATAGAAGTCTTCGAAAAGCAGTCCGGGATGGTGCAGCAGCATGGACCAGCGCGCCATAAATCCGATGATTCCGAGAATGAGGAGTGCGAGAATCAAAAGAACGATCGCAGGGCGAATCATATGAATCATCTTGCGAGCAAATTGGATCAGAATGACTCCTCCTCTCATGGGCTGCTGTCTTTCGCCATAGGCGACGGTGAAGCAGGGGGCCCAATTCCGTGCCAAAACAAATCCAGCGCGCGCTTGGCGTTTTCTTCAAGCGAACCTTCCCGTGTGGAGAGGCTCTCTTTTGCCACGTTGACCATCGCGAGATATGCGCGCGCAGAGAGACGAACGTCACACGATGCGATCTCGCCGCGATCGATCGCCCGTGTGAGCGCGCTTGCGATCGTCTCGATCAATCGTTCTTCTGCTTCTTTCATCGCACGAAATTGTGTATCCGTCAATGCTTTTTCGCTGCCGCGCATGATCACTTCAAGACTGAGGGGCGTATGGATTCGCAGGCGCGCCGTTGCAATGGTGAGCAGACGATCATAGAGCGATATGTCTGACGCGAGCAGTTGTTCCGTGCGCACGCGGACATTTTCCATCATTGTCTGCATGGCCGCCAGAAAGAGGTTTGCCTTCGACTGAAAATAGTAGTAAACCATCGCTTTTGTCACGCCGCACGCGGCGGCGACCGTTTCGGTGCTGACAGACTCGTAGCCGTGTTCTATAAACAGTTGGGTAGCGACGCTCAAAATGCGGTCGGCCGTCAATTCGGTCTGCTCAGATTGCTTGGGGCGTCCTTTGCGGCGCGGGGTATCTCGTACCGTTTTGGCCACCCCTTTCTACATCCTTAACTCAGTGAATGATCCGTATTGTCTTTCAGTTAAAGTATAGCATACTTGGATGAATTAACCGTCACGGTTTTAAGACAACTTTAATGCAGTCCTCCTCTTTCTGGTCAAACACGCGATACGCGTGCGACGCTTCTGACAGCGGCAGGCGATGCGTGATCAAATCCGTCGCCTTTAACGCATCTTTTTCGATCATGCGAAAAAGTTCAGGCAGCAAATGGATCACTGGCGCCTGTCCCATTTTGAGTGTGACGCCATGCGCAAACAAATCACCGAGCGGAAACGCGTTGTAAAGCGCTCCGTAGACGCCGATCAGTTGTATCACACCGCCTTTGCGGACACACTTCGACGCAATCGTGATCGCACCAAGTGCCCCGCCTTGCAGCTTGAGCGCAGACTCGACCACCTCTAGCGGGTTCATCTTACCATCGAGCCCGACGCAGTCGATTACGACATCCGCCCCTCCGCGGGTCATCTCCTTGATCAGATCGCCCGTATGCTTCTCTCGCTCAAAATTGATCGTTTCTACATGATTGGTCTGTTTTGCGTGCGCCAGACGGTAATCGAGACGGTCGACGGCGATCACGCGCGCGGCACCTTGCATCCACGCAAAGCGCTGTGCGAGCAAGCCGACAGGGCCGCACCCCAATACGACGACCGTATCCCCTTTTTTCACACCAGCGTTTTGCACCCCCCAATAGGCGGTGGGAAGTATATCCGATAAGAAGAGCAGTTCTTCGTCATCGCGCTCGCATGATTCTGGAATGACAAAGGGGCAGAAGTTACCGTAGGGCACGCGCAAAAGTTCTGCCTGAGCTCCGTCGTAGCCGCCAAAGGTGTCCGAGTAGCCATAAATGCCGCCGGTTTCGCCGTAATCATTGGCCAAGGACATCGTTTTTGTGCAAGTGTGGGATCATACCGTGAATCAGGTGAAGATCGGATCCGCAGATGGCCGCCGAGGTTACTTGTATGACGATGTCATCCACTTTGATTGGTTTTGGATCAGGTACATTTTTTACTTCGACATGCTTGATGCCTTGATACGTCACAGCGCGCATGATGAGAACCCTCCTCGTTTTGATGTAGGATGCGTCGGTACAGGAAAATTTAACCGGTGACAGGTGCTTCGCAGATGCATCTTGTTACGTTGTGTGCGAAAATAAGGTACGATAGATCGATACAACAACGGTCACTCGCTGGAATGCGGATGGTGCGAACGAAGGATGGATCGTGTGGACGTGACTACGGCAACTGTTGCGGCAAGCAACTATATAAAGAAGATTATTGAAGAAGATCTGCGCGAGGGACGTATTTCAGAGGTTGTCACGAGGTTTCCGCCAGAGCCAAACGGCTATTTGCACATCGGTCACGCAAAGTCGATTTGTCTCAATTTTGATTTGGCAGACGAGTTTGGCGGACGAACCCACCTGCGCTTTGACGATACCAATCCACTCAAAGAAGACGAAGAGTACGCGCGGGCGATTGAAGAGGATGTACGCTGGCTCGGCTACTCATGGGACCGGCTCTGCTACGCGTCGGATTACTACGAAGAGATGTTTGAGCGCGCAAAACTACTGATTCGCAAAGGCCTCGCCTACGTGTGCGAACTGTCTGGCGATGAAATTCGCGCGACGCGGGGTACGCTGACGGAGCCAGGGACACCGAGCCCGTTTCGGAATCGCTCTGTCGAGGAGAACCTCGATCAATTTGAGCGAATGCGCCGCGGGGAGTTTGTAGACGGTGCGAAGGTGTTGCGCGCGAAGATTGACATGGCGTCGCCAAACATCAACCTGCGCGATCCTATTCTCTACCGAATCTCACACGCGACGCACTATCGCGCAAAAGACGCGTGGCGCATCTATCCGATGTATGACTTCGCACACCCTCTGGAAGATGCGATTGAAGGCGTGACGCATTCGATTTGCACGCTTGAGTTTGAGGATCATCGCCCACTCTATGATTGGGTGATTCGCGCGTGTGAGATGCCGACGGTACCCCGTCAGTATGAATTCGCGCGCCTGAACATGACAAACACGGTGATGAGCAAACGCAAGCTCAAGGCGCTGGTCGATGAGGGGATCGTTGATGGTTGGGATGATCCACGCATGCCGACGGTTGCGGGCTTGCGTCGAAAAGGGTATACGCCAGGTGCGATCAGGGCATTCGCGCGGGAAGTTGGCGTGGCAAAGAGCAACAGCGTGGTCGATGAGCGGATGCTTGAACATTTTGTGCGGGAGGACCTGAAGCTCTCGGCGCCGCGCACGATGGCTGTTTTGCGGCCGCTTCGCGTGGTGATCCTAAATTATCCAGAGGGGCAGACCGAGTGGCTGGAGGCGGAGAATAATAGCGAGAACAAAGAGCTTGGTGTGCGCCAGATTCCGTTTGGGCGAGAGATCTGGATTGAGCAGGATGATTTCATGGAGAATCCTCCGCCAAAGTATTTTCGATTGACACCAGGCCAGGAGGTGCGCCTGAAACACGCCTATTTTATCCGGTGTGAAAAGGTCATCTACGATGAGGCGGGAAAGGTCGCCGAGGTGCACTGTACGTATGACCCGGAGACGAAGTCTGGCAGTGGTTTTACGGGGCGCAAAGTGAAGGGAACGATTCACTGGGTGTGCGCAAGCGAGGCGCGTCCGGCGTCGTTTCGCTTGTTTGAACCGATCTTTCTTGATGATGACGGGATAGCGGATGAGAGTGAGCGACCACTCAACCCAAATTCTCTGACGCGACTTGAAGGGTATGTTGAGGCGCAGATGGTGCGGGAACAGGCGGCGTCTACGTACCAGTTTTTTCGCCACGGTTATTTTCACGAAGACGTGTTGCTAAGCACATGGTCACACCCCGTGTATAACCGTGTGGTTTCATTGAAAAGTTCGTACGAGGTTTAGTCAGAGCGGAGGACGCCGCATTGCGCAGAATGGTGTTCTCAGGAGTCAGGTTGGGTGCACGGTGCATGCAGGCATGTTGACAGTCAACTGGGGGTGACGCGGTTGAAACTCTTTGTGACGCGACAGCTTCCGCGTGATGTATGCGACGCAGTTCCTGCGGACGTGTCGCTCGCGATGTATGAGCATGAGAAGCAGGCGATTCCGCGTGAGGAATTGCTTGCGCGCGTGGCCGGAGCGCGCGGCATCGTGACGATGCTCACAGAGCGCATCGACGAGGAGGTCATGAATGCGGCAGGTCCGCAGCTTGCCGTGATCTCGACGATGTCCGTGGGCTTTGAGCACATCGATCGTGGTGCTGCGGCGCAGCGCGGGATTGTCGTGTGCCACACTCCGGATGTGTTGACGGAGACGACCGCAGATCTTGTGTTTGCACTTTTGCTGGCGACGGCACGGCAGTTGCCGCAGGCGGAACGTGCGCTGCGCGAAGGGCAGTGGGGAACGTGGCAACCGTTTCAGTTTCTCGGCACGGATGTGCACGGGAAAACGATTGGACTGCTTGGTATGGGTGGAATTGCGCAGGCGGTCGCGCGTCGCGCGCGCGGATTTGGCATGCGGATCCTCTATTGGAGTCGCTCGCGCAAATCGGATGTGGAAGAGACGCTTGGCGTGACGTACAGTGATCTGACCACTCTCTTACAGGCGTCGGATTTTGTCGTGCCGCTATTGCCCGGCGGCGATGCGACGCGGCACCTGATTGATCAGCACGCGCTCTCGCGCATGAAACGAAACGCTATGCTCATCAACGCATCGCGCGGGAGTGTAGTGGATGAGGATGCGCTTTTGCAGGCGCTGCAAACGCGGGCGATTGCGGGGGCGGGTCTTGACGTATTCGCGAGAGAACCGATCGCTTTGACCCATCCGCTTTTGCGGGAGGAGCGCGTGGTACTTCTCCCGCACATCGGTTCGGCGACGCTTGAGACGCGCACAAGCATGGCGCGGCGTGCGCTTGAAAACGCTTTGCTCGTCATGAGAGGGGAGGCGCCGTTTGATCGCGTGTAAATGCCTCTTCTTGATCCCAGGCGTCGCAGTATGCTTGCGCTTCTTCAGCAGATGCAAATGTTGAGAGAATGTGACCTGTCCCGACATGCGCCTCTGTAAAATCGGGCAGTTTGATCACACTGTAGTGGCTTCCAAGCTTACGAATATGGAATTGTCCTTTTTCTGTGTTGTAGAACATTCCGCTCACTCCTGCACGATGTTTTGTCATAAAAAATGTACTTGTTCGGCAAAAAATAGTGTACCCTGAAGTAGAATTACGTATGAGATCGATTGACTTTCGCGGGAGTGAGGTGAAGGCTTTCGAGCGAGAAAGGATGAAACACATTGGCAATTGATGCACAAACATTTCGCGCCTCACTGGGGCGCTTTGCGAGTGGCGTTACGGTGGTAACCACCGCGTTTGGCGAGGGACAGGCGGGTCTGACGGTCTCCGCATTCAGTTCTGTCTCGCTCGACCCGCCGCTCATTCTTGTTTGCATTGACAAGCGGTCCTCTGCGATTGAACGGATCGACGGGAGCCAAGCGTTTGCCGTTCATGTTCTGTCGGAGTCGCAGGTTGATCTATCCAATCGCTTTGCGTCGCGCAGCGAGGACAAGTTCGCGGGAGTCAGCGTCGCGCGCAGCGCCCTTGGCAATCCCAGGCTTGAAGATACACTCGTTTTCCTTGATTGCCGCGTCTCGCAAAAAGTCGATGCGGGAGATCATTTCATTTATATCGGTCAAATTGAAGAGGCTGAGATTCAGGAGGAGAAGCAGCCACTCGTGTATTTCTCGGGAGGCTATCGCTCTCTCGCAAAATAGAGCCGGGGAGAGGTCACCACAATGTCCATTACGATGAATGAATTGCGCACGAAAACAGATCCGATCACTGAAAAAGTCGTGGCGTGGCGGCGCTATCTGCATGAGCATCCGGAAGTGTCGTTCCAGGAAGAAAACACGTCGCAATACGTTTATGATCAATTGTGCCATATCGATGGATTGATGGTGACGCGTCCCACGAAGACGAGTGTGATGGCACGTCTCATCGGTGATCGTCCAGGGCGGGTACTCGCGATTCGCGCGGATATGGATGCGCTCCCGATTCTCGAAGAAAACACGTTTGACTTTGTTTCAAAAAATCCTGGCGCAATGCACGCGTGCGGCCACGACGGGCACACCGCGATGCTTTTGGGCACGGCGACCGTGCTTGCCGGCATGCGCGAACATATCGCAGGTGAGATCCGCTTTTTGTTTCAGCATGCGGAAGAGCTTTTCCCTGGCGGCGCGCAAGAGATGGTCGATGCGGGTGTGCTTGACGGCGTTGACCAGGTGATCGGCACACACCTTTGGGCGAGTCTGCCTTGCGGCCAGATCGCGATTGCGCCAGGCCCTGTCATGGCTGCGCCCGATACGTTTACGATCACGATTAAAGGGAAGGGCGGCCATGCGGCGCATCCCGACCAGACGGTAGACAGCATCGCGATCGGCGCACAGCTCGTGACCAATCTGCAGCACGTCGTTTCGCGAAATCGCGACCCGTTAAAACCGATGGTACTCTCGGTCACCACGTTTCACGCAGGGACGGCGTTTAACGTCATCCCTGACTCTGCCACACTGTCAGGCACGGTGAGAACGTTTGACGCAGCGCTGCGTGCAGCGGCGCCTGGCATGATGGAACGGGTGATTCGCGGTGTGACTGAGGCACACGGCGCGAGTTATGAGTTCAAGTATACGAATGGCTACCATCCCGTCGTAAACGATCCGGGGCTCACCGCTCAATTGAAGGCGGCGTTTGTTGAACAGTTTGGCGATTCGATCGTTTCGGACGCCGTTCCGTCCATGGGGGGAGAAGACTTTTCGGCTTATCAGCAAAAGGTGCCGGGATGTTTCTTCTTTATTGGCGCGGGCAATGTGGAAAAAGGAATCGTCTATCCGCATCACCATCCGAGGTTCACGGTCGATGAAGACGCTCTTCCCGTAGGGGTGCAGTCGTTTGTGACAGCAGTGTTTGCGTTGATGGACTGATAGAAGAATAAATAAACTGCTCCGCTTTGAGTGGCGCGGATTGAAGATGTAAGCCCCCTCTCTTTCAGGAGGGGGCTTTGTGTCGCCTATTTTTCTTGATTTCCGCTTTTGTGAGCGGCATTCGTGCCATCTCTCGCATCGTATGGAGGAGGTGAAAAGAGGTGTGGCACTGTGAAAGAATGGGTCAAGCGTTTTATGGATCTCGCGTCACCGCAACAAAAAGTGGAGGATAAGCAGGAAGCGACACAGACGGTTGAACCGGAACAGGGGAATTTAAGTGGCGTGGTGGAGCAAGGGGGGCATCCCCCATTTTCTCCTTTCACTATGCAGGAAGGTGCGCAAACGATCGAGGGAGCCAGTCCGCAGCGTTTGCCGACGCGTACGCCCGCAGCGAATTCTGTGTCTGGATCAACTTCTCTTCCTGACATGATTCGCAAGCGTCTACAAGGAATTTTGCCAAAGAAAATGACGACGCCACTGGGCAAAGGCGACGCGGGGGCGCGCGGACTACGTGGCAGGAGTACGCGAGGCCCTTTTGGCGCGGGCGGTGCATATCCGCAGCAACTAAATTCGCAGCAGCACATTCCGCAGCAGGGAATGTGGCCAACTGGTGCAGGGATTCCCCAACGGGTCAATACGATGGCAAACCGAGGGATGTCCGGAGCGCAGACACCACAAATGCCACCGTCACAGTTGCGTATTCCGGCGTTGCGTGGCGCTGATCGTTTCGTTCCGTTTGCTGGGATAGAGCGAATGGGCACCCCACATAGACGGTTTTCTATGCTGAAACGAAGCGGTCTTCAGTCTTCCGTCGCTAATCCGATGCGACGAATCACTGGAGGGGGCGCACAGCCGATGTCTCGCGTGGGTGGATCACCACGGGGTTGGCAAACTTCATCGTACATTGACCCTTACACGGGACAACCGCGCGGACCGCGACCGCCGATGCCGCCGGGATTCTTTTGATGGGCACGAAACGCTGTCCCGTGTTTTCTCAATCGGACAGAATTGGACGTATGTCATGGTGCATTTGAACCAAGAACACCTCAGGGTGATCGCATAGGTTGAAGAATGAGAAATGAAAGGAGGTTTACGCGTGATGTGTACGTATGGCCAATGTCAAAGAGCGGTTGGTCAGTGGGTACAATTTTCGACGCCATGGGGTGCGCATCGTGGCATTGTGCGTCAAGTGACGCAGCAAGGCGTTTTGATGTCGGTGCCCCGTACTTATGCGCCGCAGGGACTTGTGAATGGATCGAATATCTCTGGCAAATCGGATGAGGAGCGCTTGGATTTGGCACTCGCTGCATACGGGTATGGCCCGGGCATGGGCTATGGACGTCCTGGTTATGGGGGTGGCTACGGCGCACCCGGCTATGGCTGGTGGGGCGGCGGTTGGTGGTGGTGGTGGTTGCGTTCGCGTGGATTTTCGCGCTCGCATTTCTCTGGTAGAAGGCGGATCCCCCGCGCGGTGCGGGGGATTTTTATGGTTGGCGGGAGGAAGATTGTCGCGGCATCGCGAGAAAGTGGCAT from Ferroacidibacillus organovorans encodes the following:
- a CDS encoding LutB/LldF family L-lactate oxidation iron-sulfur protein, which encodes MAEQKAHGTQRDLAARSHDALQDEFLRSAVRFTVDRLRDKKKASTEPLPNWEALREEGRAIRSHTIAHLDTYLSQFAKNVRRAGGHVHFAEDAHEAVAQVLEIVRQKQARSVIKSKSMVSEEIEINHHLEAAGIDVVESDLGEYIIQLAKETPSHIIIPSIHKNREQIRDLFTADGGVDLSTDTKVLAGFARRRMRERFLQADIGMTGCNFGIAESGTVVLFTNEGNADMVVNLPKTHIVLMGMERVLPSFADLEVIANLLPRSATGQKITTYMSMVTGPRRNEEVDGAKEMHVIILDNGRSKQLGEENFQEILNCIRCGACLNVCPVYRQVGGHAYGSVYPGPIGAVLTPLLEEDGAHDDLPYASSLCGACYEACPVKIPLHEMLVKLRQRKVRAGKTTGQERSLMKGFAWIFSDHRRYRLSMKAGRVVQMAFFKNSQTEMTDGPLSAWTKSRAMPELAKTSFRERWKAIEPTLSSKPRGDNV
- a CDS encoding TetR/AcrR family transcriptional regulator encodes the protein MAKTVRDTPRRKGRPKQSEQTELTADRILSVATQLFIEHGYESVSTETVAAACGVTKAMVYYYFQSKANLFLAAMQTMMENVRVRTEQLLASDISLYDRLLTIATARLRIHTPLSLEVIMRGSEKALTDTQFRAMKEAEERLIETIASALTRAIDRGEIASCDVRLSARAYLAMVNVAKESLSTREGSLEENAKRALDLFWHGIGPPASPSPMAKDSSP
- a CDS encoding methyl-accepting chemotaxis protein, whose protein sequence is MSELAILTAQDEAALKNKKEWFELRAPEVANAFLQIVEKHPGMKSVLEQSTQQRLYQVVIDVFTALSSATQSDLKQRASRIALTHQRFKVKNAYVMVMIQAIMEFGITHLDVWGEDIVSYLRALKILENGIVTENARLLEMDVAKQIDQWMTVTETAKQQIHDIEERMNRIADNDRFVKKMYHDMMNTIPEVKQAAESIQDIAAQSNLLGLNAAIEAARAGEAGRGFGVVADEIRKLATASRGYAASASETANSLEQNVRETLSGMDVVREQLDALHISIKSVTEQIAATKQIASEIHEEVQSASNS
- a CDS encoding flavin reductase family protein yields the protein MAIDAQTFRASLGRFASGVTVVTTAFGEGQAGLTVSAFSSVSLDPPLILVCIDKRSSAIERIDGSQAFAVHVLSESQVDLSNRFASRSEDKFAGVSVARSALGNPRLEDTLVFLDCRVSQKVDAGDHFIYIGQIEEAEIQEEKQPLVYFSGGYRSLAK
- a CDS encoding 2-hydroxyacid dehydrogenase; the protein is MTRLKLFVTRQLPRDVCDAVPADVSLAMYEHEKQAIPREELLARVAGARGIVTMLTERIDEEVMNAAGPQLAVISTMSVGFEHIDRGAAAQRGIVVCHTPDVLTETTADLVFALLLATARQLPQAERALREGQWGTWQPFQFLGTDVHGKTIGLLGMGGIAQAVARRARGFGMRILYWSRSRKSDVEETLGVTYSDLTTLLQASDFVVPLLPGGDATRHLIDQHALSRMKRNAMLINASRGSVVDEDALLQALQTRAIAGAGLDVFAREPIALTHPLLREERVVLLPHIGSATLETRTSMARRALENALLVMRGEAPFDRV
- a CDS encoding (Fe-S)-binding protein, which gives rise to MRASLFITCLIDNLYPHVAESIVRILDRYDVRIDVPKTQTCCGQPAYNSGYADEARTVAATLLDAFEESEYIITGSGSCAGMIHHDYPLLFKSDARLAARAEKLKQRTYEFSQFLVNVLGVQDVGARFPHRVTYHPSCHGARLLGIKDEPETLLSRVKEIELVKLPYASDCCGFGGTFAVKMADISAAMVSEKTAHIRETSAQYLVGTDMGCLMNIDGRLQHEGSSVQVKHLAELLYDGIQLAEGAI
- a CDS encoding M20 family metallopeptidase, with protein sequence MSITMNELRTKTDPITEKVVAWRRYLHEHPEVSFQEENTSQYVYDQLCHIDGLMVTRPTKTSVMARLIGDRPGRVLAIRADMDALPILEENTFDFVSKNPGAMHACGHDGHTAMLLGTATVLAGMREHIAGEIRFLFQHAEELFPGGAQEMVDAGVLDGVDQVIGTHLWASLPCGQIAIAPGPVMAAPDTFTITIKGKGGHAAHPDQTVDSIAIGAQLVTNLQHVVSRNRDPLKPMVLSVTTFHAGTAFNVIPDSATLSGTVRTFDAALRAAAPGMMERVIRGVTEAHGASYEFKYTNGYHPVVNDPGLTAQLKAAFVEQFGDSIVSDAVPSMGGEDFSAYQQKVPGCFFFIGAGNVEKGIVYPHHHPRFTVDEDALPVGVQSFVTAVFALMD
- a CDS encoding glutamine--tRNA ligase/YqeY domain fusion protein, whose protein sequence is MDRVDVTTATVAASNYIKKIIEEDLREGRISEVVTRFPPEPNGYLHIGHAKSICLNFDLADEFGGRTHLRFDDTNPLKEDEEYARAIEEDVRWLGYSWDRLCYASDYYEEMFERAKLLIRKGLAYVCELSGDEIRATRGTLTEPGTPSPFRNRSVEENLDQFERMRRGEFVDGAKVLRAKIDMASPNINLRDPILYRISHATHYRAKDAWRIYPMYDFAHPLEDAIEGVTHSICTLEFEDHRPLYDWVIRACEMPTVPRQYEFARLNMTNTVMSKRKLKALVDEGIVDGWDDPRMPTVAGLRRKGYTPGAIRAFAREVGVAKSNSVVDERMLEHFVREDLKLSAPRTMAVLRPLRVVILNYPEGQTEWLEAENNSENKELGVRQIPFGREIWIEQDDFMENPPPKYFRLTPGQEVRLKHAYFIRCEKVIYDEAGKVAEVHCTYDPETKSGSGFTGRKVKGTIHWVCASEARPASFRLFEPIFLDDDGIADESERPLNPNSLTRLEGYVEAQMVREQAASTYQFFRHGYFHEDVLLSTWSHPVYNRVVSLKSSYEV